A stretch of DNA from Gimesia chilikensis:
CGACTGGCTCTACTAAAATCGTGGCGAATCAACGAACCATCTTAAACGGTCGAGAATCATTCTCGGCCGTTTTTTTATGCGCCTGACGCTCGCTAAAGTCCAACCGCTCAATCCAGCCGTTTGAGAATCACATCACCCCGCGTACTGTTGTCGCCGGGATAGACACGATCGGCTCCCTCTTCCTGAAACCAGATATCCAGCATGCCGGTTCCCGACTGCAGTTCGAAACGGGCCGAGGCCTGATCTGCTGACAGAAATTCGTGCGATCGCTTCCCCTGCCAGTTGACAGTCAATTTGCCCGGTTTGGTATCAGCGCCCCGCTGAATTTCCACCTCATAGCGTCCGGGAGTCTCTACCTGAACCATCCAGCCCTCTGACGTTCCTTGCATGAAGGTTCCATCCTGGTACCGACACAACGTGGTCGGGTTCTCTTTGCCGCTGTTGATCACAATCAGGCCCGGTTGAAAATTGCGGGACTGTTTCACATCCGCAAACCAGCGTTCATAGTCCTTGCGTAAACCAGCGGCGATGTCGGGCTGTGTGGAGATCAGATTCTTCATCTCCCCGGGATCGCTGGTCAGATCGTACAGCTCCAGTACCGGCTCGGCATCGCGCATCAGGTTTTCTTCTCCGAAGGTGCCGGGATACCCTACCAGTTTGTACCGTTGTGTCACTACGGCGCAGTTTTGATAACGCTGCGGGGTCAATCCACGATGCACCTGGAAGAACAGCTTCCGTTCGGGCAGTGTCTTGACTTTCCCCGTCAGCAGGCCAGTCAGATCGATGCCATCCAGTTTTAATGATTTCGGTTTTGGGGTCCCCGTCATGTCGAGCAATGTCGGCAGAAGATCGATGTGTGCCGCGATCTGGGCACTCTGTGTCCCCGCGGGAATGTGTCCGGGCCAGGTCGCCACAAACGGCACGCGGATTCCCCCTTCATAAACCCACGACTTCCGCCCTCTCAGCCCCGCGGTATAACGTTTCTGCTGAGGACCATTGTCTCCCAGAAAGATCAGGATCGTGTTCTCCTTCAGTTTGGTCTGATCCAGATGCGCCATCAGACGTCCCAGGTTTTCATCCAGGTTTTCCACCATCCCATACACGCGGGCCGTCGTTTCATCCAGTCCCTGCTCTTGATAAGGCTTCCAATAGGAGTCCGCTATTTCCAGAGGCGTGTGCGGGGCATTGGTCGGCAGATAGACAAAGAATGGTTTCCCCGCCTGGGCCTGTCGATCCATAAACTCCAGGGCAGCGTCAAAGAACAGATCTGTGCAATAGCCCTTGCCCTGCTCTCGCTGACCGTTCTTCCACAACCAGGGATCAAAATAACTGTTAGGTTTATCGGGAGCCTGACCAATGCCACCACTCCGATGCACCAGCGACTCCGCAAATCCCTGATCCTGCGGCCGCATCGGATAATTGTCACCCAGATGCCATTTACCGAAGATGCCCGTCGCGTAGCCTGCTCCCTGCAGCAGCTCGGCCAGCGTAGTCTCCTCGCCGTACATCTTCGCACCGCCGCGTGAGGTGTGTACAACTCCCGATCGATAGTAATAACGTCCAGTCATCAGACTGGCCCGGGTCGGTGCACAAACCGGACTGCAGTAGAAACGTGTCAGCTCCATTCCCTGCCGAGCCAGTTCGTCCATGTGCGGGGTGCGGATCTGCGCGTTGCCATGAAAGCCGACGTCTCCGTAGCCCTGGTCATCGGTCAGCAACAGAATCACATTTGGCTGTTTCCCCTCTGCTGCCATCCCCTGTGAGAACCCAAAGATCAGGAAAACCAACAGCCCACACGGAATCAGTCCCCAGTTTCTCTGTAACAGTGCTCGCAGCATCACGTTCCCCTTCACACGCTAAGCAATATCAGCGAGCCCACTTACCCCCATTCGAGCTAAAGAATGCACGCGGGCAGGCGACGCTGGTTGAAAAAACAGTTGTCCTCTTCGGCCTGAAATCATACGATAGAACAAAGCCAATCGTGTGACTCGGGAGGACGTACTGATGAATCGTAAACTGACCTGCCTGTTAGTGTGCTGTGGAATGCTGGCTCTGATGAGTCTTCCCGCTCACGCACAGGTCCTGCGAATTCAACAACCCATCGTACAACAATTCTCGGTGGGAACAACAGTCACAGTGCCGGATCGAGGTACCGCTCTGTTGGGAGGCGTCAGTTCCGGACGGATCCACTCCCGCCAGGTTGGTCCTTTTCGTCGTGGCTCAATTTATGGACAGGAATTCCAGAGCACAACCAGCAGCGTAAGCGTCTATATACACGACTTCGAAGCCATGGACCGTTACCTGCTCAACTCCGCTCCACGCAGTATTCGTGAAGCAGCCGCTCATCCCAGTGATCACTGGCGAGATCAACTGCATGCCCCTGTGGCGCACAATCAGCCCGGTTCCTCAATCGCGCGAGAAAAGCAGGCTGCGTCGCAAGCCAGAACCCAGGCCAAAGCACAGCGGTTTTATGAACTGGGGAAGCAGGCCGAACAGAAACATGCCACGTCGAACATCGCAATCCTGCACTACACCGCTGCCGCCAGGTACGGCAGCCTGCCGGCACAACAGCGACTCAAGGAACTGAAAGCCGAGTCGACCTCGATTTCAGCAACAGAGTGATATCTGGCAGTGCTGATGCTTTGAGGGGACCTAGGCGGCTTCTTCGTCGGCAAAGATGCGATTTGGCAGATTCACTTTCGCGTAGCGTTCGCCACGGGCATCGTAGAAATAGATCATGTTGGAGTCAGAAGCCCAGATGGCTCCCAGGCG
This window harbors:
- a CDS encoding arylsulfatase; this translates as MLRALLQRNWGLIPCGLLVFLIFGFSQGMAAEGKQPNVILLLTDDQGYGDVGFHGNAQIRTPHMDELARQGMELTRFYCSPVCAPTRASLMTGRYYYRSGVVHTSRGGAKMYGEETTLAELLQGAGYATGIFGKWHLGDNYPMRPQDQGFAESLVHRSGGIGQAPDKPNSYFDPWLWKNGQREQGKGYCTDLFFDAALEFMDRQAQAGKPFFVYLPTNAPHTPLEIADSYWKPYQEQGLDETTARVYGMVENLDENLGRLMAHLDQTKLKENTILIFLGDNGPQQKRYTAGLRGRKSWVYEGGIRVPFVATWPGHIPAGTQSAQIAAHIDLLPTLLDMTGTPKPKSLKLDGIDLTGLLTGKVKTLPERKLFFQVHRGLTPQRYQNCAVVTQRYKLVGYPGTFGEENLMRDAEPVLELYDLTSDPGEMKNLISTQPDIAAGLRKDYERWFADVKQSRNFQPGLIVINSGKENPTTLCRYQDGTFMQGTSEGWMVQVETPGRYEVEIQRGADTKPGKLTVNWQGKRSHEFLSADQASARFELQSGTGMLDIWFQEEGADRVYPGDNSTRGDVILKRLD